AAATCAATAGTAACCATATAAGCCTCCCGGTATCTCCTTTGATCTCCAATTAATTTATCTTAATAATTACTGACTAACTTAGCCTCCAGCCTCAAAGCTAGACCTCATAGGCCTCCAAAACTTCTTTCGTAAAGCTGCCATCTTCATTTCTTACGCTGATGTTCTCAAGCCAGTTGAGCTGCCTCCTGCCTCCCTTAACAAAGTGCATAAGCAGTATATTGGGCACGCCGCCAGGCTTACCGCTAACAAGCTGAATAGTCTTAGGCTCAAGCGCAAATCTCCTGCTCGCCTCACATATATCTATCAGCCTTCCTGGTCTATGAACCATGAATAAGCTTCCGCCATCCTTGAGCAAAAAAGCCGCCGCCTCTAGGAATTCCTCAAGCCCCGCAAGAAGCTCATGCCTTGCAATAGCCTTTGCCGTATTACCGCTCACAAGGCCCCTACCTGACTCCATATACGGTGGATTGGTCGTCACTACATCAAAGCCCTCCGCCCCAAGTAGCTGACTCTCCATGCCCTTAATATCTTTAACATTGGCAAGTACAAGCTTAAGTCTATCCATCAAAGAGTTAAGCTTAAGGTTCTCCTGCGCAAGCTCAAAGGCCTGCTCCTGAACCTCAACTCCAACAATTTCCTTAGCCCTGCATCTAGCTGACATAATCAGTGGAATTACCGCTGTATTTGTACCAAGATCACAGACCCTCATATCTTCAGTAATCTGCAATTTCCTGCAAGCCATATTAGCTAAAAGAACTGCATCCGTTCCGTAGCAGAAGGCATCCTCATCCTGAGCTAGCTTAAGTCCACCGAAACCTATATCATCTACTCGTCTCTTCATGCTAGTTATTCTTCATAAGCTCCTCGAGCTCTGCCTTGTATTCTTCATCGACCTCGTTTAGAATTTCTCGGTCATTGTTATGTCCGCCCTTTGACCTCTTATCCTTACCGGATTTGTTCTTGTCAAACTGCCTCTTTATCTCTTCCTTGCGATATGTGTAGATATCCTCTGAAAGCTTGTCGCTTCCGTCCTCTTCCTTCTCGCCAGTAAAAAGCCTTACTCTCACGGTCTCTCTAAATATATTAGAATCTACAACCTTTGCTCTTCCGTCACTTGTCTTAACTATCTCACCGCTCTCAGGCATACCCTTACGAAGCTCGATATACACATCGTTCTCATACTTTAGGCAACACATTAGCCTTCCACATATACCCGAAATCTTTCCAGGATTTAGGGAGAGATTCTGAGTCTTTGCCATCTTGATAGATACAGGCTGAAAATCTGTTAGCCAAGAAGCACAGCAGAGTCCTTTACCACAAGGTCCGCATCCGCCAATAATCTTGGCTTCATCTCTAACTCCCACCTGCCTGAGCTCTATTCTCATCCTGAAAACACTAGCTAGGTCCTTGACAAGCTCTCTAAAATCTATTCTGCCATCCGCAGTGAAGTAAAACACAATCTTGTTATTATCAAAAGTATATTCCACATCTATGAGCTTCATCTCAAGTCCGCGCTTGTCAATCTTCTCTTGACAAATACGCATCGCTTCAGACTTCTTGCTCTCGTTCTCATCCCTACGCTTGATATCTTCTTCCGTAGCTATCCTGATAATAGGCTTGAGCGGCTTAACCAAGCTCGAATCCTTGATAGCATTAGGCTGCATTGCAATATATCCAAATTCGAGTCCTCTAGCAGTCTCTACGATTACACCGCATCCGACCTCGAGTCCTTCTAAATCTAGCGGATCAAAATAGTATACCTTACCATTGTTGCGAAATTTAACGCCGGCTACATTTATCATCGCTTACCTTCCCATCTTTAAAATTAAATTCTTCATAGCATATCTAAAATTAGAATTGCCATTAATGCTGCGTCTAGCCTCCTCAACATAGGAAATGTACTTCGCAGCTTTATTTCTATTCATTACCGCAGAGCCACTGTTTATCAGATGCTCTCTCAAAACTCTTTCTATCGCATCAAGAAAGCTCAAAGCCCCGCGTCTATCCTTCACACATTTATCCAGTAAATTCTTCTGCTCATAAAACAAATTGCGATCCACGACCATCTTTATCAAAGCCTCAGCGTTGGCGAGTAACTTTGCATCATCTGCCAAACACAAATCTGCATCATTAATTCTGATGCTAGCACATCTTGATCTAACGGTCGGAAGTAAATTTACGCTGTTCTCAGACAAAAGCATTATCAAAGAGCTCGCCTTCGGCTCCTCAAGTGTCTTAAGAAGTCTGTTCTGCGCCCTATCCGTCATTGTATCCGCAGATTCGATGATTGCAATGTGCATCTTTCCCTCTGCTGAAGGAAGCATCGCAAGCTCCCCCTGCAAATGTTCTATTGCCTCGTTCTTGATTGACTTCTCATCCTGAAGGTAGTGAAGATCCTCGTAAGAATCCTTATCTATGCGCTTACAAATGCTACACTGATCACACCCCTCACCAGGTTTTTCCTTGCATAAAGTAGCCTTTGCAAAAGCCTTTGCAATCCCTGGCTTATCAATTAGGCTATCGCCCTCGATAATATATGCATGTGTAATATTACCTTTTATAATCGCATCGCTGAGAGACTCTAGCGATTTACCATATTTAAAATACTTACTAAGTCCCACAACAACCTCTGAATTTACCTTGCAAGAATCACATCGAGCTTTTCAATAATCTCAGACTTAACTGACTCAATATCTTTGCATGCATCAATCCTTATGATTCTATCTCTATTTGCCTCGTCATCCATAAGTGCAAGATATCCATTATACACTCTCATGCGGAAGGAATCCTCCTGAAGTTCCATCCTATCCTTACCTTCCCCCCTGCTATCTATACGGCTAGAAGCAATATGTGGGTTTATATCAAGAAAGAATGTATAGTCAGGCATAAATCCATCTACTGCGTATTTGTTAATATCCCAAATTGCATTACCCATCTGCCTACCATAGGCCTGATAAGCAATACTCGAATCTACGAATCTATCGCATACAACAACCTTGCCCTCTGAAAGCGCAGGTTTAATAACTTCACTTACAATCTGTGCACGTGAAGCAGCGTAAAGCATTGCTTCAGTCATAGCACACATTTCTGCATTAGCTGGATCCAAAAGAATGTCTCTTATCTTTTCACCTATGCTTGTGCCACCTGGTTCCCTAATAAACAAAGCATCAACGCCTCTAGCCTCTAAGTAATCCTTAATATTAGCTAGCTGTGTAGACTTTCCGGAACCATCGCCTCCCTCAACGGATATAAATATACCCTTGTTCAAATCAGGTTCACACTTAGGCACGATTCCTGGCATTCTCTTGTCATTGCACATATCTATTTCCTTTTAATGACCATATCTATCATTCTGTTAAAGAGCAGAAAAGTAATATATGCCATTGGACAAACTAAGAGTATGCAAAATATAATCTTAAAAATAAACATATATCTGCTCCTTAAATGTAAATTTACATATAGGTAAATTATACCATTTGTACCAAATAATTACAATCTAGTAAAAGTATTCTAGACATAAAAAAAGACTGCATAAGCAGTCTTTAATGAACCGGCAACGTCCTATCTTCCCGGGCAGTCGCCCACCAGGTATTGTCGGCGCTGAAGAGCTTAACTACTGTGTTCGAGATGGGAACAGGTGTGACCTCTTCGCTATAATCACCGGATTAAACCTTACTAAATAACGCTTCTCACTAGCATTTCTTTTCCTTTGAAACCACTGGTCAAGTGCTCGACCTATTAGTATCAGTCAGCTTAATACATTACTGCACTTACACCTCTGACCTATCACGTGGTAGTCTCCCACGGGTCTTACCTTAAAGGAGGAAATCTATTCTTGTGGGGGGCTTCGCACTTAGATGCTTTCAGCGCTTATCCCGTCCATACGTGGCTACCCAGCTATGCCCTTGGCAGAACAACTGGTGCACCAGAGGTATGTCCATCCCGGTCCTCTCGTACTAAGGACAGCTCCACTCAAATTTCCAACGCCCACAGCGGATAGGGACCGAACTGTCTCACGACGTTCTGAACCCAGCTCGCGTACCTCTTTAATGGGCGAACAGCCCAACCCTTGGGACCTACTCCAGCCCCAGGATGAGACGAGCCGACATCGAGGTGCCAAACACCCCCGTCGATGTGAACTCTTGGGGGGTATCAGCCTGTTATCCCCGGGGTAGCTTTTATCCGTTGAGCGATGGCCCTTCCACTCGGAACCACCGGATCACTAAGCCCGACTTTCGTCCCTGCCCGACTTGTATGTCTCGCAGTCAAGCTCCCTTCTGCCTTTGCACTCTACGCGCGATTTCCGACCGCGCTGAGGGAACCTTTGGGCGCCTCCGTTACTCTTTAGGAGGCGACCGCCCCAGTCAAACTGCCCACCTGACACTGTCTCAGCACCGGTTCACGGTACATGGTTAGAATTCCAGCGTTACAAGGGTGGTATCCCAACGATGACTCCGCAAATACTGGCGTACTTGCTTCATAGTCTCCCACCTATCCTGTACATGCAACGCCGAAACTCAATATCAAGCTACAGTAAAGCTCCACGGGGTCTTTCCGTCCTGCTGCGGGTAACCGGCATCTTTACCGGTACTACAATTTCACCGAGTCTATTGTTGAGACAGTGCCCAGATCATTACGCCTTTCGTGCGGGTCGGAACTTACCCGACAAGGAATTTCGCTACCTTAGGACCGTTATAGTTACGGCCGCCGTTTACTGGGGCTTAAGTTCAGTGCTTCTCTTGCGATGACACGTCCCCTTAACCTTCCAGCACCGGGCAGGCGTCAGCCCCTATACTTCAGCTTTCGCTTTTGCAGAGACCTGTGTTTTTGGTAAACAGTTGCCTGGGCCTTTTCACTGCGGCCTGCCGAAGCAGGCACCCCTTCTCCCGAAGTTACGGGGTTATTTTGCCGAGTTCCTTAACAATAGTTCTCTCGCTCACCTTAGGATTCTCTCCTCATCTACCTGTGTCGGTTTGCGGTACGGGCACCTTAGGTCTAATTAGCGGCTTTTCTTGACAGTGTGAAATCAGCTGCTTCAGGTCTATTGACCACCCCATCACGCCTCAGAATATATATGAACGGATTTGCCTATCCATACTCCCTTGACGCTTGGACACGCTCTACCAACGGCGTGCTCAGCTTATCCTCCTGTGTCCCCACATCATTCAAACAACCTTCGGTGGTACAGGAATTTCTACCTGTTGTCCATCGCCTATGGCTTTCGCCCTCGGCTTAGGCCCCGACTAACCCTGAGTGGACGAACCTTCCTCAGGAAACCTTAGATTTTCGGTGGGCAGGATTCTCACCTGCCTCGCGCTACTCATGCCAACATTCTCTCTCGTATAAAGTCCACAATACCTTACAGTACTGCTTCAACCCGTATACGACGCTCCTCTACCATACATTAAGTATCCGTAGCTTCGGTAATAGGTTTTAGCCCCGTTTATCTTCGGCGCAGGGTCACTCGACTAGTGAGCTATTACGCACTCTTTGAATGAATGGCTGCTTCTAAGCCAACATCCTAGCTGTCTGTGCAACCCCACATCCTTTTCCACTTAACCTATATTTTGGGACCTTAGCTGACGGTCTGGGCTGTTTCCCTTTCGACTATGAAACTTATCTCACATAGTCTGACTCCCGTAGATGATACTCTGGTATTCGGAGTTTGATAGTTTTCGGTAACCGGTGAAGGCCCCTAGAACATTCAGTGCTCTACCCCCAGGTATCTTACTACGAGGCTAGCCCTAAAGCTATTTCGAGGAGAACCAGCTATATCCGAGTTCGATTGGAATTTCACCCCTATCCACACCTCATCCTAACCTTTTTCAACAGATATAAGTTCGGTCCTCCATAACCTATTACAGTTACTTCAACCTGGACATGGATAGATCACCCGGTTTCGGGTCTACAGCATGCAACTTTCGCCCTTTCAGACTCGATTTCTCTACGGCTCCAGTGCTCCAGCACCTTAACCTCGCTGCATACCATAACTCGTTGGCCCGTTCTACAAAAAGTACGAGGTCACTTGCGCTCCCTCTGCTTGTAAGCATAAGGTTTCAGGTTCTATTTCACTCCCCTCCCGGGGTCCTTTTCACCTTTCCCTCACGGTACTATTCACTATCGGTCACTGGGTAGTATTTAGGCTTGGGGGGTGGGCCCCCCGGCTTCAAACCGAATTCCACGTGTTCGGTCCTACTCTGGTGTCACATAGGTGATACTCATTTTTCGCATACGGGGATATTACCCTCTGTGTCGCAAACTTTCCAGTTGTCTTCTGCTAAACTTGTATCTACCACGGCTGTGATCCACAACCCCGTTAGTAAACTAACGGTTTGGCCTCTTTCCCTTTCGCTCGCCGCTACTTAGGAAATCGATTTTTCTTTCTCTTCCTCCGGGTACTTAGATGTTTCAGTTCCCCGGGTTGCCTTTATTCGTACTATAGATTCATACGAAAATACCTACACATTACTATAGGTGGGTTCCCCCATTCGGAAATCTACGGATTGACGGATATGTGCTCCTCCCCGTAGCTTATCGCAGCTTGTCACGTCCTTCGTCGGCTCCCAGTGCCAAGGCATCCGCCTTATGCTCTTATTCACTTGACCATCAAGTGTGTAGCTTTTACCATTATTAATTAACTTCAGTAAATTGCTCTTTTCTGGTTTCTCGGTTGAAATCGTTTACCCTTGCTATTCGTTAGACTCTCTTTCGATTATCTTAGAAACTTACGTTTCTAGCAAAAATTTCTCGATTTCGTTTCGTTGTGATTTGTTGTTTTACAAATCTTTTCGTTTTTTTGTGATACACGTTATTTAGTTTTCAAGGTTCATGGTGGAGAATAAGGGAATCGAACCCTTGACCCCCTGCGTGCAAAGCAGGTGCTCTCCCAGCTGAGCTAATTCCCCACGATACCAGAGAAAATTCTCATAGCATGAAATGGTCTATCCTTAGAAAGGAGGTGATCCAGCCGCACCTTCCGATACGGCTACCTTGTTACGACTTCACCCCAGTCATTGGTTTTGCCTTAGGCGATAGATTAACTAACCGACTTCGGGCACCCCCAACTTCCATGGTGTGACGGGCGGTGTGTACAAGACCCGGGAACGCATTCACCGCGGCATTCTGATCCGCGATTACTAGCAACTCCAACTTCGTGTAGGCGAGTTGCAGCCTACAGTCCGAACTGGGACCGGCTTTTGGGATTCGCTCCCCCTCACGGGTTCGCTGCCTGTTGTACCGGCCATTGTAGCACGTGTGTAGCCCAGAACATAAGGGGCATGATGATTTGACGTCATCCCCACCTTCCTCCGAGTTTTCCCCGGCAGTCCCACTAGAGTGCCCAACTAAATGATGGCAACTAATGGCAAGGGTTGCGCTCGTTGCGGGACTTAACCCAACATCTCACGACACGAGCTGACGACAACCATGCACCACCTGTCTCTCTTGTCCGAAGAAGGATCCGGTTAAGGATCTGTCAAGAGGATGTCAAGTCCTGGTAAGGTTCTTCGCGTTGCTTCGAATTAAACCACATGCTCCGCTGCTTGTGCGGGTCCCCGTCAATTCCTTTGAGTTTTACACTTGCGTGCGTACTCCCCAGGCGGAGCACTTAATGCGTTAACTGCGGCACCGAAGTCTTGCGACCCCGACACCTAGTGCTCATCGTTTACGGCGTGGACTACCAGGGTATCTAATCCTGTTTGCTCCCCACGCTTTCGTGCCTCAGTGTCAGTAACAGTCCAGAAAGTCGCCTTCGCCACTGGTGTTCCTCCTAATATCTACGCATTTCACCGCTACACTAGGAATTCCACTTTCCCCTCCTGCACTCAAGCACCCCAGTTCGCAAGGCGAACAATGGTTGAGCCATTGCCTTAAACCCTGCGCTTAAGGTGCCACCTACGCACTCTTTACGCCCAATAATTCCGGATAACGCTCGCCCCCTACGTATTACCGCGGCTGCTGGCACGTAGTTAGCCGGGGCTTCCTCCAAGGGTAATGTCATTTGTTTCTTCCCCTAGGACAGAAGTTTACAACCCGAAGGCCTTCATCCTTCACGCGGCGTTGCTGCATCAGGCTTGCGCCCATTGTGCAATATTCCCCACTGCTGCCTCCCGTAGGAGTTTGGACCGTGTCTCAGTTCCAATGTGGCCGATCACCCTCTCAGGTCGGCTACTGATCGTTGCCTTGGTAAGCCGTTACCCTACCAACTAGCTAATCAGACGCAGGCCCATCCTATACCGATAAATCTTTGACAAGTGATACATGTGTATCTCTTGCGTTATGGGGTATTAATCACCTTTTCGGGTGGCTATCCCCCTGTACAGGGCAGGTTGCCTACGCGTTACTCACCCGTCCGCCGCTTTCCATAAAGAAAATCTACCGAAGCTTCATTCCTTTATTTCTCGCTCGACTTGCATGTGTTAGGCACGCCGCCAGCGTTCATCCTGAGCCAGGATCAAACTCTCAATTAGTTTGTATATTAAGCTTTCGCTTGAATATCTATCCTATTTCTCTAAGAACGCTATTGCGTTTGCAATATTCTATTCAGAATCATTGTTTTGTTTGAGAAATTGTCGTTGTATCTTTCGATACATGCAATCATTTAAGATTGCAGAACCATAATTAGTTCTTACCATGTTACATGGTCAAATTTTATTTGACTATTTCTATGCTATGAGGTTTTCTAGGTTCTTGCTGTCGCATTTGACAGCTTAATCATATTACCATTTTTACTAGGCTATGTCAAGAAGTTTTTCATTCTTTTTTTAACTTTTCTAAATGGTTTTTCTCTGCCGCTCTTCGCGACAGCTTGATTATATTACCACAGCTTTAAATACCTTGT
The nucleotide sequence above comes from Eubacterium sulci ATCC 35585. Encoded proteins:
- a CDS encoding stage 0 sporulation protein: MINVAGVKFRNNGKVYYFDPLDLEGLEVGCGVIVETARGLEFGYIAMQPNAIKDSSLVKPLKPIIRIATEEDIKRRDENESKKSEAMRICQEKIDKRGLEMKLIDVEYTFDNNKIVFYFTADGRIDFRELVKDLASVFRMRIELRQVGVRDEAKIIGGCGPCGKGLCCASWLTDFQPVSIKMAKTQNLSLNPGKISGICGRLMCCLKYENDVYIELRKGMPESGEIVKTSDGRAKVVDSNIFRETVRVRLFTGEKEEDGSDKLSEDIYTYRKEEIKRQFDKNKSGKDKRSKGGHNNDREILNEVDEEYKAELEELMKNN